Within the Salvia hispanica cultivar TCC Black 2014 chromosome 4, UniMelb_Shisp_WGS_1.0, whole genome shotgun sequence genome, the region aattttctaatgaGATGCTCCCTTAGtctcacaaaatatattttattttattatttttattcttccaataaaatttatcctaatcgaaaattttcaaaaatagatgTTAACCACGTCTCTTAACTACATCCCTTAATCTCCTCAGTAGGACCTTTGTTTCCCGACtcaattaataatgaaatgaGGGAGTACGagtttttgtcaaattttggtCACTCATATTATCTTTGAAATtcgaatattaaattatgaactttcagtttctcttaattatttcattcatGCACAAATCAACATCTTTTAGTGatgttaaaaatgataatattttaatataatagaaaaaggaaaaaaaaaggtcgATTCAATGAATTGCATCGTTTTAAACATCATTAAAAGAGGACATTTTGTTAATGAATGAGACAATTGAGTTAATAGAAATTGCATGAATTTAGCTGCATAATTTAAATGgctctcatttttttaatttaattcaaatgcTTCTCATAAATAAGGTTTATGAAAGttatgtaaaattatattttatgattaaatatataattgtgtttagtTCATAGATAGATTAATTatagatgaataattatataataagtAGTGATAGCCGCCCCTCCTACTTAAAATAATGTCACAAATTAAGcataaataattagtcataacaATTTAACTGACACCTTATTATATTCTTGTTATAGTTTTGATTTAAATGAAAActgattctgttttttttttctagtggtttattaaacattaaatcacCTATAAAGATAGTATGACCATGTACctcattttaaattcaaatcatctttttttttttctggaataaatagaaactgtaatactagtattattgtAAAAATTCCTGGTCAGCAGTCAGCACTATATGGCTTTAACCGATtacttttattctaaaattccgtatttaattaattctggAATTATGTCAACTGTGTTATTGATTGAGAAGAAATATGGAATATCTACAGATTTGAGTGAGCgagagttttaaaaaataggacTACTTAGTAAATGTACTTTTAAATTCgtttattctaattaataattaaagatataCCTAcctaaatatacatattacaattattgataaaataaataatcggatatttaattttattactagttTTTAGTATAAACTTTTGCTTAAGTagatgattatttttttaaaaaaatcgaaaaatagtagtatgcTGAACTTGGTTACTTGGGTTCGGCTAATATATGGGATTGGGTCAACCGAATTCccaaatacaaatataaaattataagcGTCTGCGAAGGCCCATTGTTATTGCTTCATACTTATTGGATTCTTTTTTAGGTTCtcatttttgtttcatatctgcactttttctttcatatatAGTTCTAATACACCAATTATATTTGTGTTCTTTATCATTCGTGTGTTGAGATATGTACTTTTTCCAGAGTTTTCTGCAAATTTTGATCTCCGAAggattactataaataaaagatgGATTTCACAAAATTGCGATTTTATTTCAGTAaaggtaatttttttatcatctttGTTCCAATAAATCTTTAAAAATCAGTCGGAACGATAACATATACACATGATTCCTCGATTTTCATATCATATATGACTTCACCAACAAAATCTGcaatgagaaaaataagaagaaattcaatttttatttattttaaaataggctagaatttgatcaaatattatgattttcttaataatttattcaaacaaaaagtaaagtaaactACACCTTAAAAAAATGACCACTGCATCGAGGTAGTGCAAAAGAAACAGTGTTATATAATGCTTCAGAATGGTCCCCTTATAAATTTGCAATAtgattctctctcttataATAGAATACAGCATGGTATTGTGTTTCATTAAAAGAAACAGTGTGGTTTACGATGAACAAGATCCTCAAGGTGTAGGCTAATTACACGTGTCCTAACCCCAACTATTTATTCCTTTGTTATAGAGATTAGCTGATAAAATCACTAAAAACTAGAATTGTGGCTGAAAATTGTAATGAGGAAAtcaaaatatggagtattagtttgcCACTTATATGACTTGGAGAGAGAGGAAATAAAGGTAcagtttttaaataatttttttaaagaccaatatataaatatatagccCTACTTAAAAGTTTTATACAAATAACAACCGAGatactactacaaaattaCTCAaagcaataatttaaaaagcTACAGTAAGAAACATAAATGTTGTCTATTGTTTGGGAGTATGTGATTGTCCCCCAATTTCCATCAAAAAGAGGAAGTTGGCTCAAAATCCGAGCTACACTTTTTTCTGTGAAATGGCCAAttcacttttttactttataatttattatataaataatcattCAATTTTAGATACATAATCATCAAGAAAACAGTGCACATGCAATTTCTtgccaaaatatttttcaaagtataaacacaaattaatCTCAATTTTGTAGAAGTACAATAATCCTAGTATTTCAGTTATAATATCCTGATgctaattgtaaaataaatactaggaATTAAGGAAATAGATAGATGACAATTTAAAACGAGTAGGAATTGCattgattaataaaataaaacgataaatccacaaaaaaagaaaaggcggaaagaaaaagaaggttGAAGAGTGGTCACAATCAAGCAATATCGGTTGGTCCATGTGTGTTGAAATCATAAATTCACACTCCCTTTACCATATGATTAAAGTCATAAATTCATACCCCCTTTTACCAAATCATTATCCGCGTGCATGATTTGTttctatattaaattttaaaataaatataatcactatatatattattttcaaaattcattaaCTAGCTACGAGTTATTTCACCCAATTATACTTTTCATTGAATATCAATTTCATCAGTTAATAATATCTAATCAGGGGTGATAAATTTAAGATTTGGGTATCTGGGTATATAACCTTTtaacttcaaaattttaaacaatttaagAAGCTATTTTATTAAGTCTTTTAAATTGAATCACTAAAGACAGATTAAAAATTGTGAGTGAAGTAAGGGTGTCATTGATAACAAACTTTGTAAATAATGAAGAATATAAAGTTAATTATATAGTGAGACGgagataatatttttataagacgAACAAAAAAGATACTCCATTATACAATAAAATGCAGCAACATAAGTCTATTTTCCCTAATATCTTAGGTTAGTGTTCTTGTAGTTCTAACactagttttattttcttgcaaTCTATTTTGCTGCTGCAACTTATAATGTCTAGGTACTTAATTTGGTACAATCCAATCATCCTACATACTCCTACCATGTTACTTTTTGGAATTGTGAACCCTTTTTAATCATGAATAGAACTTAGCATATTCCTaaccaaaattttgttatgCAACCTCTTATTTTGCCATTCTTAGAGTAACACAGTGCAAGAAAATACTTTCCCACATACACTCACATGTACACACTGCAGTATACAGTGTATGTGTTGGGTCATGTTTGTACAAACTATTTTCTCAAGTCCCATCATCATTCTTTTATGGGGTactattagtatttatttccCTCTGTTTATATGTCCAGCCCTTCTGACCCCTATACCAGTCCATTTTATCACAAATAATTTCACTTATTACAACTGCTTCccttattttctttcaataaTTGCACAGTATTATTATCACTGGTCGAACTCAATCACCACTCCCATTATTACtttgtgtttaaaattttatttttatagtatataagAAAAACACATATCAAGTTGTGTTGATTAATGaaagtactagtataaattatacttcTCCATCAAGGGATCAGTGATGTGTATGTTGATAAGAGacaaatactataattattttaaaaaattgtgaacaacaacaaattaagATAGTCTAAAATATGTCATGATAAATCTATTTCCGTCTGTGCACCAATCAAGTGCTGTGACTTTAACTTATAAGGCAGTTGCAACCATACCCCTACTTGTAGTACTACACCATCATTCTTATCTCTCACCTCTTTTCTCTATTTCCTCTTTTTTGTTCCTACAGCAACAACAGAAGCAGACTCTTTCTCCCACATAGTAGTAACATTCAGTTTCTGTTGGTGTAAGGAAGGAAGGAAGGAAGAAAGGATGGATTATAACTGGCGAGGGCATAACGGTAATTTCAGCCCCAACCATGCATGGGAGGACTACTTGAAGCTTGGAAAGAGGCATTATTTGGGGGACGTgtctcctccgccgccgccgacgaAAAGAGGTAAGgccggcggcggaggaggggCGGCGCGGTGCCAGGTGGAGGGGTGCGAGGCGGCCTTGGCGAACGCCAAGGACTACCACAAGAGGCACAAGGTGTGCGAGATGCACGCCAAGGCCCCCAAAGTCGTGCTTCATGGAATCGACCAACGCTTCTGCCAACAATGCAGCaggtaaaaagttagtggaatataagtcttaattttatacagcagtgataaaaattgaaaccaaaTACATATGATGGGAAATAGCATGTGCTCGGAAATTTGTCAAtcttagtactactattttgatcGTGTTAGTTTGTCGAATATAAGTCTCAATATTatataggggacggagggagtgataaaaattgaaatgaatcGTGTATGATGGGGAATAGCAAATTTGTGAGTCCTTATATTTTGTGGGCACCGACAATGCTCGGTATGTTTGTGAGTCTGTGCTTAGAAATTTTGGGACGAGCCATATAAAGAGCATTTATTAATTGTGGTCAGAAAGTGCTcggtattttgtttttaccgAGCATTTTTGCATATATACCAATTACTTTAGTGCTCGGTTGTGTAGATTTCATGCGATGGCGGAGTTCGATGAGGCGAAGAGGAGTTGCAGAAGGAGGCTGGCTGGCCACaatgagagaagaagaaagagcTCGCAAGAGCATACCTCTTTTGCTAGGAGACAATATCAAGGTACCTTAATCTTACACTTAAATTCTTTCTTACATCACTTCAAAGTACAACACACCTAAATTAAGTCATGTACTATCATAATCTACCAATTTTCAGCCTTGTATTTGGGATTTTGGACCATACTTGCATTCAATTTTCTCAAACCAAATTTCTGTTTTAATctttgattcttcaaagaatTGCAACTTGCTCacataattcattaatttgggTGCATTTAAGTCATCTAAAATTCTCACCTGCCGACACACTTTTTCCATCTGCATTTATTTGGTTAAGGTtgaagttaaaaaagttatgtATTTACATTTTACCATAGTTTTGGATTTATCAAACCTAAGTAATGTATTTATTacaagtaaaatttaaattaaatgaaaaaattaattaattgtttgcaACGCTCCaaattaagttttaattaatctTATCATAATTAGTTATGAATTATGACTATAAGTTATTGCCTCAATATCATAACAAAttattcactttcttttttaatctGTCCTAATGattaagatgacacacttCTATTTATGATTACAGACATAAAGATGGTGGGTGCGGGCAGATACCCACATCCACACTTAGTCAACATCAACAACAGTGGGTGTGTTCTCTCTCTTCTGTCACCGGCGAGGTACGCCTCGCGGAGTGCCTTGCCGGCACCAGATCTCCCGGCGATGTGCAGCGCCGCACTGTGCGAGCTCATCGCCGAGAATCGGGCCTGCAGGCAGCTCGATGCCACCCAAGTTGGCAACGACTGCAAGACAGGGCCGGGATGGCTCGCACCAGAACACCG harbors:
- the LOC125219277 gene encoding squamosa promoter-binding-like protein 7, which codes for MDYNWRGHNGNFSPNHAWEDYLKLGKRHYLGDVSPPPPPTKRGKAGGGGGAARCQVEGCEAALANAKDYHKRHKVCEMHAKAPKVVLHGIDQRFCQQCSRFHAMAEFDEAKRSCRRRLAGHNERRRKSSQEHTSFARRQYQDIKMVGAGRYPHPHLVNINNSGCVLSLLSPARYASRSALPAPDLPAMCSAALCELIAENRACRQLDATQVGNDCKTGPGWLAPEHRAHVTLNLMRGPDPAFGIISHHGHRAAEDDRGGDCSDLWKLPLGY